From a single Eisenibacter elegans DSM 3317 genomic region:
- a CDS encoding OsmC family protein: MVKISLKRQSAPYHMVATNEEGNQIHIDRGSDEQRQSQGMGPMQLLLAGIGGCSTIDIVDILAKQREPLDDIEVEVQGEREAGAVPSLYTNIHVHFKLYGNVNEQKAQRAIDLSMQTYCSVSKTLEKTAQITYSFDIIRPDA, encoded by the coding sequence ATGGTAAAAATATCACTCAAGCGTCAAAGTGCGCCTTATCATATGGTAGCCACCAACGAAGAGGGAAACCAAATTCACATAGACCGAGGCTCTGACGAGCAGCGCCAAAGCCAAGGAATGGGGCCTATGCAGCTGCTCTTGGCCGGTATTGGCGGATGCAGTACGATAGACATTGTGGACATTCTGGCCAAGCAGCGCGAGCCCCTCGACGACATCGAGGTAGAGGTACAAGGGGAGCGTGAGGCCGGTGCCGTGCCTTCGCTTTATACCAATATCCACGTACACTTCAAGCTCTATGGGAATGTCAATGAGCAAAAAGCCCAACGGGCCATAGACCTTTCGATGCAGACCTATTGCTCTGTATCCAAAACCCTCGAAAAAACCGCCCAAATCACTTACAGCTTCGACATCATCCGTCCGGATGCCTAA